The Megasphaera stantonii genome includes a window with the following:
- the surE gene encoding 5'/3'-nucleotidase SurE, whose amino-acid sequence MHILLTNDDGLRAPGLQILKRELAACGYRLTVVAPNGQRSAASHSMTINKALYCREETDEAGIREIAVSGTPVDCVKMAMEYFLAEDKPQLIISGINNGYNLGSDVLYSGTVSAAMEGPYYQVPALAVSMYPLEEERCAQTARLVHELVEKVVVRGRFPGILNVNVPPAGDISLDNVCVVPQTVQIYHNVVAEKRDLDGSLCYHIVGDIDMEGAPENSDVACIRSGRIAVTPLRWQQTAMAAIDDVKSCL is encoded by the coding sequence ATGCATATTCTGTTGACCAATGACGACGGCCTCCGCGCGCCGGGACTGCAGATCCTGAAGCGCGAGCTGGCGGCCTGCGGGTACAGGCTGACTGTCGTTGCGCCTAACGGCCAGCGCAGCGCCGCGTCCCATTCCATGACGATCAATAAGGCCTTGTACTGCCGGGAAGAGACCGACGAAGCGGGGATTCGCGAAATCGCCGTGTCCGGTACGCCTGTAGACTGCGTAAAAATGGCTATGGAATACTTCTTGGCTGAGGACAAGCCGCAGCTCATCATATCGGGCATCAACAACGGCTATAATCTGGGCAGCGACGTCTTGTATTCCGGGACGGTGTCGGCAGCTATGGAAGGGCCGTACTACCAGGTTCCAGCTCTGGCCGTATCGATGTATCCCCTGGAGGAAGAACGGTGCGCCCAGACGGCCCGTCTCGTCCATGAATTAGTGGAAAAGGTCGTCGTAAGGGGCCGTTTCCCCGGCATATTGAACGTCAACGTACCGCCGGCTGGCGATATCAGCCTCGATAACGTCTGCGTCGTGCCGCAGACCGTACAGATTTATCACAACGTCGTAGCAGAAAAACGCGATTTGGACGGCAGCCTGTGCTATCATATCGTAGGCGATATCGACATGGAAGGCGCGCCGGAAAACAGCGACGTGGCCTGCATACGGAGCGGCCGCATCGCCGTGACGCCGCTGCGGTGGCAGCAGACGGCCATGGCGGCTATTGACGACGTAAAGAGCTGTTTATAA
- a CDS encoding alanine/glycine:cation symporter family protein has product MVDILNQIDSFVWGPPLLVLLIGTGIMLTIRLRLLQIFRLPHALKLIFTAKNQGEGDIDSFKALCTALAATVGTGNIVGVATAVHAGGPGAVFWMWMAALVGMATKYAECLLAVKYRTVDKNGEISGGPMYYIEKGLGPKFKPLACIFAFFGVLVAFFGIGTFAQVNSIVEITRLTADVPVEYTAIVLTIVVAAVTIGGLQSIARAASKIVPAMAVIYVVSAAGFLIMFYEQIPAAIEQILVCAFTPTAASGGFLGATVMMAMRNGIARGVFSNESGLGSAPIVAAAAKTKWPAEQGFVSMTGTFIDTIIICTMTGLVLVVSGLWTSDLNGTALTNAAFLQAYPTWGSFILCIGLTLFAFTTILGWNYYGERCVEYLVGVKGIMPYRIIFIALVACGAFIKLEVIWILADIVNGLMAVPNLIALIGLSGVVVAETKRYYAHLAAEKEAEKAALVDQKVTAGH; this is encoded by the coding sequence ATGGTAGACATTTTGAACCAAATTGACAGCTTTGTGTGGGGACCGCCTTTATTGGTGCTGCTGATCGGCACGGGCATCATGCTGACGATCCGCCTGCGCCTGCTGCAGATTTTCCGCCTTCCTCATGCGCTGAAGCTGATCTTTACGGCAAAGAATCAGGGCGAAGGCGATATCGACAGCTTTAAGGCGCTGTGCACGGCCTTGGCGGCGACTGTCGGCACCGGCAACATCGTCGGCGTCGCTACGGCCGTCCATGCCGGCGGCCCGGGCGCCGTTTTCTGGATGTGGATGGCAGCGCTCGTCGGCATGGCGACGAAATACGCCGAATGCCTGCTGGCCGTCAAATACCGCACCGTCGATAAAAACGGCGAAATTTCCGGCGGCCCGATGTACTATATCGAAAAGGGCTTGGGACCTAAATTCAAGCCGCTGGCCTGCATTTTCGCCTTCTTCGGCGTTCTCGTCGCCTTCTTTGGCATCGGCACCTTCGCCCAGGTCAATTCGATTGTAGAAATTACGCGCCTTACGGCCGACGTTCCTGTAGAATATACGGCGATTGTCCTGACTATCGTCGTCGCGGCTGTCACCATCGGCGGCCTCCAGTCCATCGCCCGGGCGGCGTCGAAAATCGTTCCGGCTATGGCCGTCATCTACGTCGTTTCGGCGGCTGGCTTCCTCATCATGTTCTACGAACAGATTCCGGCGGCTATCGAACAGATTCTCGTCTGCGCCTTTACGCCGACGGCTGCTTCCGGCGGCTTCCTCGGCGCGACGGTCATGATGGCAATGCGCAACGGGATTGCCCGCGGCGTCTTCTCTAACGAATCGGGCCTCGGCAGCGCGCCTATCGTAGCGGCGGCGGCTAAGACGAAATGGCCTGCTGAACAGGGCTTCGTATCCATGACGGGTACCTTTATCGATACGATTATCATCTGCACGATGACGGGCTTAGTCCTCGTTGTCAGCGGCTTGTGGACGAGCGACCTGAACGGCACGGCTCTGACGAACGCCGCCTTCCTGCAGGCTTATCCGACTTGGGGCAGCTTCATCCTCTGCATCGGCTTGACGCTCTTTGCCTTTACGACGATCCTGGGCTGGAATTATTACGGCGAACGGTGCGTGGAATACTTAGTCGGCGTCAAGGGGATCATGCCGTACCGCATCATCTTCATCGCCCTCGTAGCCTGCGGCGCCTTCATCAAATTGGAAGTTATCTGGATTTTAGCTGATATCGTCAACGGTCTGATGGCTGTGCCGAACCTGATCGCCCTCATCGGCCTCAGCGGCGTCGTCGTAGCCGAAACGAAACGGTACTACGCTCATTTAGCTGCTGAAAAGGAAGCAGAAAAGGCGGCTCTCGTAGACCAGAAGGTAACGGCGGGACACTAA
- a CDS encoding glucose-6-phosphate isomerase, translating to MAKITLKSGFVFDVENLYGPGKVTEEDVKAMEPAYTKAHEAVMEMRKTGIMAGHLSKDGEPEAVLFPQLPYIVEGNINNPERIMAMEELARQVRNRVDAVVFFGIGGSYLGGKVLFDVQCGEFWNLKSTEARKGYPKAFFAGNNVDSHKVSGLIEFLKADSAAKSGYTVMGVVISKSGSTIEPMSNYMVVRQAMEDAGIKFETVAVTDPHEGEKETLLHGLARKSGWPIFYVPDGVGGRFSVFSEVGLLVGALVGFDIRQFLAGARDMDKACQNPDIWQNPALLNSVLKYISGAKYGRDLEVLMPYADSLKSLSEWYIQLLAESLGKRLDKQGNVVNYGRTPIVAVGTTDMHAQTQEHQEGPKDKVVQFVSIANWKDDVVVPHMYDEYPKLAAFSGLPLSSILEAARSSNAEALIGDGRPNANYILPELTPYHLGEVMFMLCLSIAYEGEFANVDAFNQPGVEVYKKFLGGRLKKLQEG from the coding sequence ATGGCAAAGATTACTTTAAAATCTGGTTTTGTATTTGACGTAGAAAATTTATACGGCCCGGGCAAGGTGACGGAAGAAGACGTCAAGGCCATGGAGCCGGCCTATACGAAAGCCCATGAAGCGGTTATGGAAATGCGCAAGACCGGCATCATGGCAGGTCATTTATCTAAAGACGGCGAACCGGAAGCCGTACTGTTCCCGCAGCTTCCCTACATCGTGGAAGGCAATATCAACAATCCGGAACGGATCATGGCAATGGAAGAATTGGCCCGCCAGGTGCGCAACCGCGTCGACGCAGTCGTATTCTTCGGTATCGGCGGTTCTTATTTAGGCGGCAAGGTCCTCTTCGACGTGCAGTGCGGCGAATTTTGGAACCTCAAGAGCACGGAAGCCCGCAAAGGCTATCCGAAGGCCTTCTTTGCCGGCAACAACGTCGATTCCCATAAAGTCAGCGGCCTCATCGAATTCCTCAAGGCGGACAGCGCTGCGAAGTCCGGGTATACCGTCATGGGCGTCGTCATTTCCAAATCGGGCTCGACTATCGAACCGATGTCCAATTACATGGTCGTCCGCCAGGCGATGGAAGACGCAGGCATCAAATTTGAAACCGTCGCCGTGACAGATCCCCATGAAGGCGAAAAAGAAACGCTCCTGCACGGATTGGCGAGAAAATCGGGCTGGCCTATTTTCTATGTCCCCGATGGAGTCGGCGGCCGGTTCAGCGTGTTCTCCGAAGTGGGCCTCCTCGTCGGCGCTCTGGTCGGCTTTGATATCCGCCAGTTCTTAGCCGGCGCAAGGGATATGGACAAGGCCTGCCAGAATCCCGATATTTGGCAGAATCCGGCCTTGCTGAACAGCGTGCTGAAATATATTTCCGGCGCAAAATACGGCCGCGACCTGGAAGTTCTCATGCCCTATGCGGACAGCCTGAAATCCCTGTCGGAATGGTACATTCAGCTCCTGGCCGAATCTTTGGGCAAACGCCTCGACAAGCAGGGCAACGTCGTCAACTACGGCCGCACGCCTATCGTCGCCGTCGGCACGACGGACATGCACGCCCAGACGCAGGAACACCAGGAAGGCCCGAAGGATAAGGTCGTCCAGTTCGTTTCCATCGCCAACTGGAAGGACGACGTCGTCGTTCCCCACATGTACGACGAATATCCGAAGCTGGCTGCCTTCAGCGGTTTGCCCCTGAGCAGCATTTTGGAAGCGGCCCGCAGCTCGAATGCGGAAGCCCTGATCGGCGACGGCCGTCCCAACGCCAACTACATTTTGCCCGAACTGACGCCCTATCATTTGGGTGAAGTCATGTTTATGCTGTGCTTGTCCATTGCGTACGAAGGCGAATTTGCCAACGTCGACGCTTTCAATCAGCCCGGCGTGGAAGTGTACAAGAAATTCCTCGGCGGCCGCTTGAAGAAACTGCAGGAAGGTTAA
- a CDS encoding secretin N-terminal domain-containing protein encodes MMAIAWYGPVWAGSSLSVHVREAPIRSVLEGLARSGNINLIVDDTVQGTMTMHINDVTVEDALDAIAASQNLYYEKEGPVRTMTAGKKRDGAKSLRTWRLRYAVPTDVQEAVRAMVPDGDVRCYDDTNTLVVGATPREHRAVQDLVTALDTKPRQVDVEVEIASIDRSALRHAGVEWNWSSVSGGAGHEGFSFATQIQALEEKGQASVLARPRMAALNGREASVLIGDKIPVVTEYMSGGEKTATTEYKDVGVKLRYVPRIHDDGTVTAAIEAEVSTPVFVNEMKAYRIATRQAKTVVRMLPGRTLVLGGLIRKEDVESLRKVPILGDIPLLGKLFRSHYTSSKETEVVILLRSFVREEIP; translated from the coding sequence ATGATGGCTATCGCATGGTACGGGCCGGTTTGGGCTGGCAGTTCCTTGTCCGTTCACGTCCGCGAGGCTCCTATCCGCTCCGTGCTGGAAGGGCTGGCCCGCAGCGGCAATATAAACCTCATCGTCGACGATACGGTGCAGGGGACGATGACCATGCATATAAACGACGTTACCGTTGAGGACGCGCTGGACGCTATCGCTGCAAGTCAAAACCTGTATTACGAAAAAGAGGGGCCTGTGCGGACCATGACGGCCGGGAAGAAACGGGATGGAGCGAAATCCCTGCGGACGTGGAGGCTCCGCTACGCCGTCCCGACAGACGTGCAGGAGGCCGTCCGGGCTATGGTGCCCGACGGAGACGTCCGCTGCTACGACGATACGAATACGCTCGTCGTCGGCGCGACGCCGCGGGAGCATCGCGCCGTGCAGGACCTCGTCACGGCGCTGGATACGAAGCCGCGGCAGGTCGACGTCGAGGTAGAGATTGCCTCTATTGATCGGAGCGCCCTGCGCCATGCCGGCGTCGAATGGAATTGGTCCAGCGTGAGCGGCGGCGCCGGACATGAGGGATTTTCCTTCGCCACCCAAATACAGGCGCTGGAAGAAAAGGGCCAGGCCTCCGTACTGGCCAGGCCTCGCATGGCTGCCCTGAACGGCAGGGAGGCGAGCGTCCTTATCGGCGATAAAATTCCCGTCGTGACGGAATACATGAGCGGCGGTGAAAAAACGGCGACGACGGAGTACAAGGACGTCGGCGTGAAGCTCCGCTATGTGCCGCGCATTCACGACGACGGGACGGTGACGGCGGCTATCGAGGCTGAAGTCAGCACGCCTGTATTTGTCAATGAAATGAAGGCCTACCGCATCGCCACGCGTCAGGCCAAGACGGTCGTTCGCATGCTGCCCGGAAGGACGCTGGTATTGGGCGGACTCATCCGCAAGGAAGACGTGGAGAGCCTGCGCAAGGTGCCGATATTGGGAGATATTCCGCTGCTGGGGAAATTATTCCGCAGCCATTATACGTCGTCCAAGGAGACGGAAGTGGTCATCCTGCTGCGTTCCTTCGTCCGGGAGGAGATTCCTTGA
- the galE gene encoding UDP-glucose 4-epimerase GalE produces the protein MNVLVTGGAGYIGSHTVRALLERGCRVVVLDNLSRGHRGAVPDGVRLVVEDIHHVDAVRALLTEEGIDAVMHFAAHSQVGESMEKPTIYYDNNVVGSYCLLEAVRRAGVKYVVFSSTAAVYGEPEQTPITEDMPYCPTNVYGQTKLMIEQMLAQFSRAYGLRYAALRYFNAAGASRDGSIGEDHTPETHLIPLILQTAQGIRDHITIFGTDYPTEDGTCIRDYIHVVDLADAHCRVLQYLAEGGQSQAFNLGSQHGFSVRDMIRAAKAVTGRDFAVEEGPRRAGDPAALVASSEKIRRLTGWQPQYSQIETIIADAWKWHSGHPNGYDDKA, from the coding sequence ATGAACGTATTAGTTACAGGCGGCGCCGGGTACATTGGCAGCCATACCGTGCGGGCCTTGCTCGAACGGGGCTGCCGCGTCGTCGTCCTCGATAATTTATCGCGGGGCCATCGCGGCGCCGTGCCCGACGGCGTGCGCCTCGTCGTCGAAGATATTCATCACGTCGACGCCGTGAGAGCTCTTTTGACAGAAGAAGGCATCGACGCGGTCATGCATTTCGCCGCCCACAGCCAGGTCGGCGAATCGATGGAAAAACCGACGATTTACTATGACAACAACGTCGTCGGTTCGTACTGCCTGCTGGAAGCCGTACGCCGGGCCGGAGTGAAATATGTTGTATTTTCCTCGACGGCAGCTGTGTACGGCGAGCCGGAGCAGACGCCGATTACGGAAGATATGCCCTATTGCCCGACGAACGTATACGGCCAGACGAAGCTCATGATCGAGCAGATGCTGGCGCAGTTCAGCCGGGCCTACGGCTTGCGGTATGCGGCGCTGCGGTATTTCAACGCTGCCGGCGCGTCCCGCGACGGTAGCATCGGCGAGGACCATACGCCGGAAACGCACCTCATTCCGCTTATTTTGCAGACGGCCCAGGGGATACGGGATCATATCACTATTTTCGGTACGGACTATCCTACAGAAGACGGCACCTGTATCCGCGACTACATTCACGTCGTCGATTTAGCCGACGCCCATTGCCGCGTCCTCCAGTACCTGGCGGAAGGCGGGCAGTCTCAGGCCTTCAACCTGGGCTCGCAGCACGGGTTCAGCGTGCGCGATATGATAAGGGCGGCGAAGGCCGTGACAGGACGAGATTTTGCCGTCGAAGAAGGCCCGCGCCGTGCCGGCGATCCGGCGGCCCTCGTCGCGTCGTCGGAAAAAATCCGCCGACTGACGGGCTGGCAGCCCCAGTACAGCCAAATTGAAACGATTATTGCCGACGCCTGGAAATGGCACAGCGGCCATCCGAACGGATACGATGATAAAGCGTAA